In a genomic window of Infirmifilum sp. NZ:
- the dph5 gene encoding diphthine synthase has product MLIVGGVGIWGLRDVSLGLVEALKTAELVFLEEYTSITPGFSKRVLEDVIGKKVEGLTRSDLENGRLREILELARTNKVAILTYGNPFFATTHAYIVSEAYRLGVPVEIYPAPSVFDAILCSTGLHVYKFGRIATLVFPDEGVGYFPYTTYKVLGDNLSRGLHTLLLLEMRTEDGVFMSIPDAASVLLGLEERFRERVVEPNMLVIGVSRALSPDEEIFIGSLEEATKLEKSPPPHSLIIPGVLHDTEIDFLHYRLGVKREVLTGWSESVKRRLQST; this is encoded by the coding sequence ATGCTGATAGTCGGAGGAGTAGGTATCTGGGGTCTTCGGGACGTCTCGCTTGGACTCGTTGAAGCATTAAAGACAGCTGAGCTGGTGTTCCTAGAGGAGTACACGAGCATCACGCCTGGCTTCTCGAAAAGAGTTCTGGAAGATGTTATTGGGAAGAAAGTGGAGGGCCTGACTCGCAGCGACTTAGAGAATGGCAGGCTCCGCGAAATACTCGAACTGGCGCGGACTAATAAGGTTGCTATTCTGACCTACGGAAACCCCTTCTTCGCCACAACGCATGCATACATAGTCTCCGAGGCTTACAGGCTCGGAGTCCCCGTAGAAATATACCCTGCACCTTCTGTTTTCGACGCTATCCTCTGCTCTACAGGCCTGCACGTCTACAAGTTTGGCAGAATAGCCACTCTCGTCTTTCCAGACGAGGGGGTTGGGTACTTTCCATACACAACATACAAGGTTCTGGGTGACAATCTCTCTCGGGGTTTGCACACATTGCTCCTCTTGGAAATGAGGACTGAGGATGGTGTGTTCATGAGCATACCTGATGCCGCTTCTGTGCTCCTGGGGCTCGAGGAGAGGTTCCGCGAGAGAGTAGTCGAGCCCAACATGCTAGTGATAGGAGTTTCCAGGGCACTGTCACCAGATGAGGAAATCTTTATCGGTAGCCTAGAGGAGGCGACAAAGCTAGAAAAATCCCCACCGCCTCACTCTTTAATCATTCCGGGCGTCCTACACGATACAGAAATAGATTTCTTGCATTACAGGCTTGGAGTTAAACGCGAGGTGCTTACCGGTTGGAGCGAGTCTGTAAAGAGAAGGCTTCAAAGTACATAG
- the thsB gene encoding thermosome subunit beta, with the protein MASVAQLGGVPVLILKEGTSRQTGREALHLNIMVARAIAETIKTTLGPKGMDKMLIDTLGDITISNDGATILDEMDVQHPVAKLMVEVAKAQDKEVGDGTTTAVVLTGELLKEAEKLLERNIHPTIIVGGYKKAMEKAREVIKQKAIKVSLDDVETLKKVAATSMRSKAVAALRDYFADLAVRAVKQVAEEVNGQVRVDIDNIQIIKKKGGAFLDTQLVYGIIVDKEVVHPAMPKRVENAKIALLDAPLEVEKTEIDAEIRISSPEQMQQFLEEEERILKEMVDKIKESGANVVFCQKGIDDVAQYYLAKAGILAVRRVKKSDMEKLARATGARILTRVEDITPEALGTAKLVEERKVADEKMVFVEGCPNPKSVTILVRGGFERAVDEAERSLKDALYAVADVLKHPYIVPGGGAIEAEIARELRKYATEVGGKEQLAIEAFANAIEAIPRTLAENAGLDPIDIIADLRSAHEDPAKWGYGVDVNNGGVADMLALGIFEPASVKDHAIKIATEAASMILRIDDIISASKLEEKKEEKKKEEGEEKSEFD; encoded by the coding sequence ATGGCGTCGGTGGCGCAGCTGGGTGGAGTTCCTGTATTGATACTGAAGGAGGGAACCTCGAGGCAGACTGGCCGTGAAGCGCTTCATCTTAACATAATGGTTGCGAGAGCTATCGCTGAGACCATTAAGACGACTCTTGGCCCTAAAGGCATGGACAAAATGCTCATTGACACGCTCGGCGATATAACAATATCTAATGATGGAGCAACAATTCTGGATGAAATGGACGTGCAGCACCCTGTCGCGAAGCTGATGGTAGAGGTGGCTAAGGCTCAGGACAAGGAGGTTGGCGATGGGACAACGACTGCAGTGGTCTTAACCGGCGAGCTCCTAAAGGAGGCTGAAAAACTCCTAGAGAGGAACATCCACCCGACGATAATAGTGGGCGGGTACAAGAAGGCAATGGAGAAAGCACGTGAGGTCATTAAGCAGAAGGCCATCAAGGTAAGCCTGGATGACGTGGAAACTCTAAAGAAGGTTGCGGCAACATCCATGAGGAGCAAAGCCGTTGCCGCCCTAAGGGACTACTTCGCAGACCTAGCAGTGAGAGCCGTGAAGCAAGTCGCAGAGGAGGTTAACGGTCAGGTACGTGTGGATATCGACAACATACAGATCATCAAAAAGAAGGGAGGCGCCTTCCTTGACACACAGCTGGTCTACGGCATCATAGTCGACAAGGAGGTTGTCCACCCTGCTATGCCTAAGAGGGTTGAGAACGCGAAGATCGCCCTGCTCGATGCGCCGCTCGAGGTCGAGAAGACGGAGATCGACGCCGAGATCAGGATCTCCTCTCCCGAGCAGATGCAGCAGTTCCTCGAGGAGGAGGAGAGGATACTGAAAGAGATGGTCGACAAGATCAAGGAGAGTGGTGCTAATGTGGTTTTCTGCCAGAAGGGTATTGATGATGTTGCGCAGTACTACTTGGCTAAGGCTGGGATTCTGGCTGTTAGGCGTGTGAAGAAGAGTGATATGGAGAAGCTTGCTAGGGCTACTGGGGCGAGGATCCTGACTAGGGTTGAGGACATCACGCCCGAGGCCCTGGGCACCGCGAAGCTCGTGGAGGAGAGGAAGGTGGCGGACGAGAAGATGGTCTTCGTCGAGGGCTGCCCCAACCCCAAGAGCGTCACAATCCTCGTCAGAGGCGGATTCGAGAGAGCCGTGGACGAGGCTGAGAGGTCGCTCAAAGACGCACTGTACGCTGTCGCGGACGTCCTCAAGCACCCGTACATCGTCCCGGGCGGTGGCGCGATCGAGGCCGAAATCGCTAGGGAGCTCCGCAAGTACGCCACCGAGGTCGGTGGGAAGGAGCAGCTCGCAATAGAGGCTTTTGCCAACGCGATAGAAGCTATTCCGCGAACCCTCGCTGAGAACGCTGGGCTAGACCCCATCGACATAATCGCTGACTTAAGGTCTGCCCACGAAGACCCCGCGAAGTGGGGTTACGGTGTCGATGTAAATAACGGTGGAGTCGCGGACATGTTGGCTCTAGGAATATTTGAGCCGGCGAGCGTTAAAGACCATGCGATTAAAATCGCAACCGAGGCTGCGTCGATGATCCTCCGCATCGACGACATAATCAGCGCTTCAAAGCTCGAGGAGAAGAAGGAGGAGAAGAAGAAAGAAGAAGGAGAGGAGAAGAGCGAGTTCGATTAA
- a CDS encoding AAA family ATPase encodes MPARSSECRVEKLILVTGMPGSGKSIFGEIARRKGLPVVNMGDIVREIAQERGLEVNDSNLARIAKELRDKSGKAAVAMLAYEKACKTGSTVAVIEGLRSLEELDYLRQNAKEAVVVAFHSSPKTRFNRLLRRARKDDPSTWEEFVERDRRELGFGIGSVIALADIMVVNEDIEIDELQRKVENILNKLLNVEVERSPV; translated from the coding sequence ATGCCAGCGCGCAGCTCGGAATGCAGGGTGGAGAAGCTAATACTGGTTACAGGCATGCCCGGTTCGGGAAAAAGCATCTTCGGTGAAATTGCTAGGAGAAAGGGTCTACCCGTTGTAAATATGGGTGACATTGTGCGCGAAATAGCACAGGAGCGAGGGTTAGAAGTTAATGATAGTAACCTCGCGAGAATAGCCAAGGAGTTGCGAGACAAAAGTGGCAAAGCGGCGGTGGCGATGCTGGCTTATGAGAAAGCATGCAAAACAGGGAGTACTGTAGCTGTTATCGAGGGATTGAGAAGCCTAGAGGAGCTTGACTATCTTCGGCAGAATGCAAAAGAAGCTGTCGTGGTTGCTTTTCACTCCTCACCCAAAACTCGTTTTAACCGATTGCTGAGGAGGGCGCGTAAGGACGACCCGTCGACGTGGGAGGAGTTCGTGGAAAGAGACCGACGCGAGCTGGGATTCGGAATAGGTTCTGTCATCGCATTAGCAGACATCATGGTTGTCAACGAAGATATAGAGATCGATGAGCTCCAGAGAAAGGTTGAAAACATATTGAATAAGCTACTTAACGTAGAAGTAGAGAGATCTCCTGTATAA
- a CDS encoding TRM11 family SAM-dependent methyltransferase, giving the protein MDRNVSKLLLVFKWNLGECSQVDISNMLRLLSGSGVVRELSRNLYEVEGSVDLGELMEHAYRSVTLSDVIVVREEVEIGDCTLDAEPGSKEWFRSVKMVIIGEKPNKVRVVNCLLGKFIQKSNLSLGEIYPEHGQRFFLLVDFAREKAYWGEIFHSFRRDRFTYRSPEKRPYLQFSALSPKLALFLVNLSTQGLGASNETRTFLDPFCGSGSTLIEAALLGFYAVGVEIHYRPVRGARRNVIFHGLYERVDLILSDASMLPLRANAVDAIAFDPPYGRLASAKGRSPDETLKLALRRVKEALKKRGSCVFLYPYEGANAELRDLGCEEICWIREHSSLTRSVWRCTK; this is encoded by the coding sequence TTGGATCGCAACGTAAGTAAGCTACTCCTAGTATTCAAATGGAATCTCGGAGAATGTAGCCAAGTAGACATCTCCAATATGCTTCGTTTATTATCGGGAAGTGGAGTTGTAAGGGAGTTGAGCAGGAACCTCTACGAGGTGGAGGGAAGCGTCGACCTAGGAGAGCTGATGGAGCACGCATACCGGTCTGTAACATTGAGCGACGTCATTGTTGTTAGAGAAGAGGTGGAGATTGGGGATTGTACTCTGGATGCGGAACCAGGAAGCAAGGAGTGGTTTCGCTCAGTCAAGATGGTCATCATTGGTGAAAAACCAAATAAAGTCCGAGTAGTGAACTGCCTTTTGGGAAAATTTATCCAGAAGAGCAACCTCTCCCTTGGTGAAATTTATCCCGAGCATGGCCAAAGATTTTTCCTTCTAGTAGACTTCGCAAGGGAGAAAGCTTACTGGGGTGAGATATTCCACAGCTTCAGGAGAGATAGATTCACGTACCGCTCGCCCGAGAAGAGACCATACTTGCAGTTCTCGGCTCTTTCACCGAAGTTGGCTCTCTTCCTAGTAAACTTATCCACTCAGGGACTCGGTGCAAGTAACGAGACCAGGACGTTTCTGGACCCGTTCTGCGGCTCGGGTAGCACGCTCATCGAAGCGGCTCTTTTAGGGTTTTACGCGGTGGGGGTTGAAATACACTACAGACCGGTTCGGGGGGCTCGGAGGAACGTGATTTTCCACGGCCTCTACGAAAGAGTAGACCTCATACTTTCAGACGCTTCAATGCTCCCTTTAAGGGCGAATGCTGTGGACGCGATAGCATTTGATCCGCCGTACGGCCGGCTCGCCTCCGCGAAGGGGCGAAGCCCCGATGAAACACTCAAACTCGCACTTCGGCGTGTAAAGGAGGCTCTAAAGAAGAGAGGGTCGTGCGTTTTCCTTTATCCATATGAAGGCGCCAATGCAGAGTTGAGGGATTTGGGGTGCGAGGAGATCTGCTGGATTCGCGAGCACTCAAGCCTCACGAGGTCAGTTTGGCGGTGTACTAAATGA
- a CDS encoding transcription initiation factor IIB yields MAKRENAKEEFESEEELKCPQCGSTKLIYDATRGEIICANCGYVMSEREIDRGAEWRAFTPEERERRSRVGAPISRFGIESLVTDIDWAGRDAAGREISLRKKIEMLRLRKWQVRARAQSSIERNLAQAVVELERLGAQLGLPKSVLDRAIEIYRKALDSNLVRGRSIESVMAAAVYAACREMRLPRTLDEIALYTRAGRKDVARCYRLLLREAAIKVPLPNASDFVPRIGSLLRLSGSTIKRAMEIIEQARNAGLTAGKDPAGLAAAAIYIAAIQNGEMRTQKEVARAAKVTEVTVRNRYKELVKKLGIKLPVKK; encoded by the coding sequence ATGGCTAAAAGGGAGAATGCAAAAGAAGAATTTGAATCTGAAGAAGAGCTTAAGTGCCCACAGTGCGGCAGCACGAAGTTAATCTATGATGCCACTCGCGGTGAAATAATCTGTGCAAACTGCGGCTACGTGATGAGCGAAAGGGAAATTGACAGGGGGGCAGAGTGGAGGGCGTTTACGCCAGAGGAAAGGGAGAGAAGGAGTAGGGTCGGAGCACCTATCTCGAGATTTGGGATCGAAAGCCTCGTCACAGACATCGACTGGGCTGGGCGCGACGCGGCAGGCCGTGAGATTAGCCTTAGGAAGAAGATAGAGATGCTTAGGCTTAGGAAGTGGCAGGTGAGAGCCAGAGCCCAAAGCTCTATTGAAAGGAACCTGGCTCAGGCAGTTGTGGAGCTTGAGAGGCTTGGAGCTCAGCTCGGTCTGCCTAAGTCTGTCCTGGACCGAGCTATTGAGATATACCGAAAAGCGCTAGACAGTAATCTTGTGAGAGGCAGAAGCATCGAGTCTGTGATGGCGGCCGCTGTTTATGCAGCCTGCAGAGAAATGAGGTTGCCGAGAACATTGGATGAGATAGCTCTCTACACTAGGGCCGGGAGAAAGGACGTGGCAAGATGCTATAGGCTACTGTTGAGGGAGGCCGCAATAAAGGTTCCGCTACCGAACGCCTCTGACTTTGTACCTCGTATCGGGTCGTTGCTGAGACTGTCAGGCTCCACGATCAAAAGGGCTATGGAGATCATCGAGCAAGCTAGAAACGCGGGGCTCACCGCAGGTAAGGATCCCGCAGGATTAGCCGCAGCAGCAATATACATTGCTGCAATTCAGAATGGAGAAATGCGGACCCAGAAAGAGGTCGCTCGGGCTGCGAAGGTTACTGAAGTTACTGTGCGTAATCGCTATAAGGAGCTCGTTAAAAAACTCGGGATAAAGCTTCCGGTAAAAAAATAG
- a CDS encoding cyclic 2,3-diphosphoglycerate synthase, with protein sequence MPSQTPPSRKRVIIMGAAGRDFHNFNVLFKNNPNYEVVAFTATQIPFIENRTFPPELAGPLYPNGIPIYPEDLLEDLIRKYNVDEVYLSYSDLRFNDVMDKASRVIAAGANFVLLGAEKTMLKSTRPVIAVTASRTGAGKSTITRLIARGLKQHGVKFVVVRHPMPYGDLKSSVVQRFASFEDLDKYKCTIEEREEYEPHLAMGSIVYAGVDYEKILREAEKESELIVWDGGNNDWPFFKPDLYITVVDPTRPDDVLGSYPGYVNVKLADVIVVNKVNVVDKSAIEQVEKSVREVNKKAIIVHTVSEVNVDVPELVKGKRVVVVEDGPTVTHGSLSHAAGYFAAKLYGAREIVDPRPYAVGTIAEAYRKYAHIGPVVPALGYSETQIRELEETLNKVPADTVVLGTPSDLRRYLRLNKPAVRVFYEARDVSNPGLLEILSDFITKKVKPR encoded by the coding sequence ATGCCTTCGCAAACACCACCTTCGAGGAAAAGAGTCATTATAATGGGAGCCGCAGGTCGCGATTTTCACAATTTTAACGTTCTCTTTAAGAACAACCCCAACTACGAAGTCGTTGCTTTCACAGCTACGCAAATCCCATTTATCGAAAATCGCACGTTCCCGCCAGAACTGGCCGGTCCATTGTATCCTAACGGGATACCGATTTACCCCGAGGATCTCCTGGAAGACCTTATAAGGAAGTACAACGTCGATGAGGTCTATCTTTCGTACAGCGACCTGCGTTTTAACGATGTGATGGATAAGGCAAGCCGTGTTATAGCCGCCGGGGCGAACTTTGTTCTACTCGGAGCTGAAAAAACGATGCTGAAGTCAACTAGGCCAGTTATAGCAGTGACTGCCTCGCGAACGGGGGCTGGGAAGAGTACCATCACACGTCTCATAGCCAGGGGCCTGAAACAGCACGGAGTAAAGTTCGTCGTCGTTAGACACCCGATGCCATACGGTGACCTTAAGTCCAGCGTGGTTCAAAGGTTTGCGTCATTTGAAGACCTAGATAAGTACAAGTGTACAATAGAGGAGCGCGAAGAGTACGAGCCTCACCTCGCCATGGGTAGCATCGTGTACGCGGGAGTTGACTATGAGAAAATTCTTAGAGAAGCCGAAAAAGAGTCGGAGCTCATAGTGTGGGACGGCGGGAACAACGACTGGCCATTTTTCAAGCCTGATCTCTATATAACGGTGGTTGACCCTACAAGGCCGGATGACGTTTTGGGCTCTTACCCGGGTTACGTTAACGTGAAGTTGGCTGACGTTATAGTCGTCAATAAGGTCAACGTGGTCGATAAGTCCGCAATTGAGCAGGTTGAAAAAAGCGTTCGTGAGGTGAATAAAAAGGCAATTATTGTTCATACGGTCTCGGAGGTTAATGTGGATGTTCCTGAGCTTGTTAAGGGTAAACGTGTAGTGGTAGTCGAGGATGGACCTACAGTAACCCATGGGTCGCTGAGCCATGCAGCAGGGTACTTTGCTGCGAAGCTTTACGGTGCTAGAGAGATTGTAGACCCACGTCCTTACGCAGTCGGCACGATCGCTGAGGCGTACAGGAAGTATGCTCACATAGGGCCCGTTGTCCCGGCACTAGGGTACTCTGAAACCCAGATCAGAGAACTCGAGGAGACGCTTAACAAAGTGCCTGCAGATACCGTCGTTCTCGGCACCCCATCAGACCTACGTCGCTACCTCAGGTTAAATAAGCCGGCTGTGAGGGTGTTTTACGAAGCTCGCGATGTAAGCAACCCTGGGCTATTAGAGATACTATCTGACTTTATCACGAAGAAGGTAAAACCTCGGTGA
- a CDS encoding DUF373 family protein, which produces MEEGKVLVLCVDRDNDVGDTLGVSTPVVGEESILKIALDYILRRPEDSDSNALFAAIQTYRELKAKGYEGKVEVALLAGVKEEGVEADMKILRELDSILSKDKYTGAILVSDGPTDEAVAPLIQSRLPLISIRRVIVQQSRGVEETFVLMVNYLKKLVTEEKYRRYSLGLTGAVLVAYVVLSTLVPQFVWPIILLLTGAALFVKGYELDVALREIYASRPITFATLLLSSLLLLLGVIQGLSVFVQSLSKGVWNALGDMLIAPVGAQLIVVDLLVLSVALLIFGKLVDAVLSRKPPLYSDAFAITTILISRQLLVEVAKYLSGGGDIRAILTWSFIVLGFVVFSVAIMPLERKSGR; this is translated from the coding sequence ATGGAGGAAGGCAAGGTACTTGTCCTATGCGTGGATAGGGACAACGATGTGGGTGATACTCTAGGCGTATCCACACCGGTCGTAGGAGAAGAAAGCATTCTGAAGATCGCGCTCGACTACATTCTGAGGCGTCCAGAGGACTCAGACTCTAACGCCCTCTTCGCGGCTATCCAAACGTACAGGGAGCTCAAGGCAAAAGGGTATGAGGGCAAAGTCGAAGTTGCCCTGCTGGCAGGCGTGAAGGAGGAGGGAGTTGAAGCTGACATGAAAATACTACGCGAGCTCGACTCTATCCTATCCAAAGATAAGTACACGGGAGCAATACTCGTGTCAGACGGACCTACAGATGAGGCGGTCGCACCGCTTATACAATCCAGGCTTCCACTCATCTCAATTAGGCGTGTGATCGTTCAGCAGTCTCGCGGAGTAGAGGAGACATTCGTCCTAATGGTCAATTACCTAAAGAAGCTCGTGACAGAGGAAAAGTACCGTAGATACTCCCTAGGTTTAACTGGAGCCGTCCTAGTCGCTTACGTTGTCCTCTCGACGCTGGTTCCGCAGTTTGTATGGCCTATCATACTACTTCTCACAGGGGCCGCTCTTTTCGTAAAAGGGTATGAGCTCGACGTGGCACTACGAGAAATCTACGCTTCGAGGCCGATAACGTTCGCCACCCTGCTACTTTCTTCGCTGCTACTGCTCTTGGGCGTTATACAGGGTCTATCGGTCTTCGTCCAAAGCCTCTCCAAGGGGGTCTGGAACGCCCTCGGAGATATGCTTATAGCTCCGGTGGGAGCCCAGCTAATAGTTGTAGATCTACTCGTTCTGTCGGTTGCCCTGCTAATCTTCGGTAAGTTAGTAGACGCCGTCTTATCGCGTAAGCCGCCGCTGTACTCAGATGCCTTCGCGATTACCACGATACTCATATCTCGGCAGTTGCTGGTAGAGGTTGCCAAATACCTCTCCGGAGGAGGTGACATAAGAGCGATTCTAACATGGTCTTTCATAGTTCTAGGGTTCGTGGTTTTCTCGGTAGCAATAATGCCTCTTGAGAGGAAAAGCGGGAGGTAA
- a CDS encoding RNA-binding domain-containing protein, producing the protein MMVVARAPLYATESEEKVLRAILNVLSFSKDECSIQNFEDYREVTCRSESYKPLEKLSNLIKSQRILDAARSYVLRDSTEKMFKFYLNKQAAFQGRVSFCTFEFGESPLGAISVLVDIGECDRELFLNWFVPETREGRPVNEEAEFRCHG; encoded by the coding sequence ATGATGGTTGTAGCTCGAGCTCCACTCTATGCAACTGAGTCTGAGGAAAAGGTCCTGAGAGCTATCCTAAACGTACTGTCATTCAGCAAAGATGAGTGCTCCATCCAGAATTTCGAGGATTATCGAGAAGTAACCTGTCGGTCTGAGTCTTACAAACCTCTCGAGAAGCTGTCTAATCTCATCAAAAGTCAGAGAATACTCGACGCTGCGCGAAGCTATGTTTTGAGAGATTCTACTGAGAAGATGTTCAAATTCTATCTGAATAAACAGGCCGCCTTCCAGGGACGTGTCAGCTTCTGCACCTTCGAGTTCGGTGAAAGCCCTCTTGGAGCGATATCAGTACTAGTCGACATAGGTGAGTGTGACCGAGAACTGTTTCTTAACTGGTTTGTGCCCGAAACACGTGAGGGGCGGCCAGTAAACGAAGAAGCCGAGTTCAGGTGTCACGGCTGA
- a CDS encoding ribonuclease Z, with amino-acid sequence MIARIMFWGVSSTRPFKGRLPPCTVVKLDGRIVLLDSGEMCQGAFEYFGLSYNSPLIILISHLHGDHTYGLVPLLESLQLAGRKEPVEIIGPLGVGEIIPAQLLLKQEYPVRVLEILGDEGRIPLGGEERLSVRYIRAPHSYISYSYVLETRERIRLDGRKLQEEGIPGKLRRRLLDRGQIRYRGKVYFLEDFTLDKIPGLKISYSGDTLPNARFGAASREADVMIHESTFLHADWIGRESIAHSTSREAAYLAKKARVKLLILTHFSTRYTELEPLLEEAKAVFPRVVLAERGLVVEVKAGRPRVITIMRA; translated from the coding sequence ATGATCGCCAGGATAATGTTCTGGGGTGTTAGCAGCACGCGGCCTTTCAAGGGAAGGCTGCCTCCCTGCACCGTGGTAAAGCTCGACGGGAGAATTGTACTCCTCGACTCTGGAGAAATGTGTCAGGGAGCATTTGAGTACTTCGGGTTAAGCTACAACTCCCCATTGATTATTCTGATCTCGCATCTTCACGGCGATCATACATACGGGCTGGTGCCACTTTTGGAGTCATTGCAACTGGCTGGCAGGAAGGAACCGGTCGAGATCATAGGACCGCTGGGCGTAGGTGAGATAATTCCGGCACAGCTTTTGCTGAAGCAGGAATACCCGGTAAGGGTATTGGAGATTTTAGGCGACGAAGGCAGAATCCCGCTGGGCGGCGAGGAGCGTCTATCGGTTAGGTACATCAGGGCCCCCCACTCATACATATCGTACTCCTATGTGCTAGAAACACGCGAGAGAATACGTTTAGATGGGAGGAAACTACAGGAAGAAGGCATACCGGGAAAGCTCAGGAGAAGGCTTCTGGACAGGGGACAAATACGCTACAGAGGGAAGGTATACTTCCTTGAGGACTTCACTTTGGACAAAATCCCCGGTTTGAAAATCTCATACAGTGGCGATACGCTACCTAACGCCCGATTTGGAGCAGCAAGCCGGGAAGCAGATGTCATGATACACGAAAGTACATTCCTCCATGCTGACTGGATCGGCAGAGAGAGTATCGCCCACTCAACCTCCCGAGAAGCAGCATACCTGGCGAAGAAAGCTAGAGTCAAGCTTTTAATCCTCACACACTTCAGCACTCGTTACACCGAACTTGAGCCCCTGCTTGAGGAAGCCAAAGCCGTTTTCCCACGTGTTGTGTTGGCCGAGAGAGGCCTGGTGGTGGAGGTCAAAGCTGGGCGACCAAGGGTCATAACTATCATGAGGGCGTAG